A genome region from Penicillium psychrofluorescens genome assembly, chromosome: 3 includes the following:
- a CDS encoding uncharacterized protein (ID:PFLUO_004204-T1.cds;~source:funannotate), protein MPPIPNTVTAQELEILSAKASAAKELAYCEYSNFRVGACILTTSGEYIVGANVENVSYPVGTCAERVAFGTAIVAGHRDFKAIAVSTDIKPGASPCGMCRQFMREFTTPSFPVYMYDGDGKHTVMTMGEACS, encoded by the exons ATGCCGCCCATTCCCAACACTGTCACAGCCCAGGAGCTGGAAATTCTCTCCGCCAAGGCTAGTGCGGCCAAAGAGCTCGCCTACT GCGAATACTCCAATTTCCGTGTCGGAGCTTGTATTCTTACGACGTCAGGGGAATACATCGTCGGCGCCAACGTTGAGAACGTCTCGTATCCCGTCGGGACATGCGCAGAGCGTGTTGCCTTCGGGACGGCCATCGTCGCGGGTCACCGCGACTTCAAGGCCATTGCGGTCTCTACGGATATCAAGCCTGGAGCGTCGCCCTGTGGAATGTGCAGACAATT TATGCGCGAATTCACCACGCCTTCGTTCCCCGTGTACATGTatgacggcgacggcaaaCACACCGTAATGACGATGGGCGAGGCATGTTCTTGA
- a CDS encoding uncharacterized protein (ID:PFLUO_004205-T1.cds;~source:funannotate) yields MTELRVLICGAGCAGPTLAYWLCRAGHRVTVVERSDSLRASGAQIDIRGHGIDVVKRMGLLDTVRSRLVDEKGVRFVNSNGDVKATILVDKSRKSQQSVTSEMEIMRGDLVEILYNATKDDERVNYIFGKTVESFENRGDKVMAHFSDNSHDEFDLLVGADGQGSRIRKMIQLADSNCYRNFGIYGAYWFVPRTETDTNFLHIYNISGGRLIMRRSHNQTESQVYFVFRDESDSEEVAGFARAPVEQQKQFLAEKFRDAGWETSRFLKGLHGARDLYCQEVVQVVTDTWSKGRVVLLGDAAYCPSPFSGLGTTGSFVGAYVLAGEIAKNPENLPLALQNYDRKLRPFVNEIQVLNRFRLRAAFLHSQWLINLRLAAIAFLCLLGVPRLVSNFVRGESDWELPQYHELQGGNEIEDD; encoded by the coding sequence ATGACTGAACTTAGAGTCCTCATATGCggcgctggctgcgctgggcCGACCTTGGCCTACTGGCTGTGCCGTGCCGGTCACCGCGTGACGGTGGTCGAACGCTCCGACTCACTTCGAGCTTCGGGCGCCCAGATCGACATTCGCGGTCATGGAATCGATGTCGTAAAGAGGATGGGCCTCCTTGACACTGTTCGCAGCAGACTGGTCGACGAGAAAGGCGTCCGCTTTGTGAATTCCAATGGCGACGTGAAGGCTACAATCTTGGTCGACAAATCCAGGAAAAGCCAACAGTCTGTGActtcggagatggagattATGCGAGGAGACCTTGTCGAAATTCTTTACAACGCAACCAAAGATGACGAGAGAGTCAATTACATATTCGGCAAGACTGTTGAAAGCTTCGAGAACCGCGGGGATAAAGTGATGGCCCATTTTTCTGACAATTCGCACGATGAATTTGACCTTCTTGTTGGAGCAGACGGTCAAGGGTCACGCATTCGGAAAATGATTCAGTTGGCTGATTCCAATTGCTACCGAAATTTTGGGATATATGGAGCATACTGGTTTGTTCCGCGGACGGAAACTGACACCAACTTCTTGCACATTTACAACATTTCAGGCGGCCGCTTGATCATGCGCAGATCGCACAACCAGACCGAGTCTCAGGTCTACTTCGTTTTTAGAGACGAATCAGATTCCGAGGAAGTGGCCGGCTTCGCTAGAGCACCGgtcgagcagcagaagcagtTCTTGGCAGAGAAATTCCGCGATGCAGGGTGGGAGACGAGCCGTTTCCTTAAGGGTCTACATGGCGCGAGGGATCTCTACTGTCAAGAGGTGGTACAGGTCGTTACTGACACTTGGTCTAAGGGTCGAGTGGTCCTCCTTGGCGACGCGGCATACTGTCCATCTCCTTTCAGCGGCCTTGGAACGACAGGAAGTTTCGTCGGTGCGTACGTTTTGGCTGGTGAAATCGCTAAAAACCCCGAGAACCTGCCATTGGCTCTGCAGAACTACGACAGAAAATTGCGTCCGTTCGTTAATGAGATTCAAGTCCTCAACCGCTTCCGCCTTCGAGCAGCTTTCCTCCACAGCCAATGGCTCATCAACTTGCGGCTAGCTGCCATAGCATTCTTATGTTTGCTTGGTGTTCCTAGACTTGTTTCAAATTTTGTAAGGGGCGAATCCGACTGGGAATTACCTCAATACCATGAACTTCAAGGTGGCAATGAGATTGAGGACGACTAA
- a CDS encoding uncharacterized protein (ID:PFLUO_004206-T1.cds;~source:funannotate): MAERSFRQQIAAFLLREFGIIFHSVIIGLNLGVTGSEFATLYPVLVFHQSFEGLGIGARIPDSKTAAIVQGVLNAVSAGILIYSGLVELLARDFLFDPCRTKRRSRLLYMVFCTLLGAGGMALLGKWA; encoded by the exons ATGGCCGAGCGATCCTTTCGACAACAGATTGCTGCCTTTCTGCTCCGGGAGttcggcatcatcttccactcTGTCATCATCGGTCTCAATCTGGGTGTCACCGGCTCCGAGTTTGCGACGCTGTATCCCGTTTTGGTCTTTCACCAGTCATTCGAGGGACTCGGCATTGGGGCCCGAAT CCCGGACTCGAAAACTGCTGCAATTGTTCAAGGTGTGCTGAATGCAGTGTCGGCGGGTATTCTGATCTACAGCGGTCTCGTGGAGCTGTTGGCCCGGGACTTCTTGTTTGATCCGTGTCGGACCAAGCGGCGTTCTCGATTGCTGTACATGGTGTTCTGCACTTTACTCGGTGCTGGTGGGATGGCACTGCTTGGTAAATGGGCTTAA
- a CDS encoding uncharacterized protein (ID:PFLUO_004202-T1.cds;~source:funannotate) produces MLAPLMVEDFDSLPPAVRRKFFSNVERLRIRLDQSDHGSPACCQHHGRAYHLAHSRPGSGPLHPRVPARRALKQSSSSSRHPRKLRKQGSHQLAHLAAQADSQCFRALPVKLQQQLFSPEERRRLRRAYRESVILDAADQAFYRRDQTHRRHSVDSRPSETTLPVSNHSDVFWDSSDNESDNESDEKMDTSFYDSCRWLDEDGDLDLSLDEYHSHVAGSAVKPSSRRRPSFRRSMSFTSSLVRKPALSISRPLPDSSHSAQPLSMLNNRLSMSRPGSRQASRHRSVQHIPKSSTSSIDPAAQYYQDPDARLKLRVYLASPQKFDEAIEFGFPALDQKDDTPTTNNNNNNKENVAPKSSVEEDARPSRNYGTFFEDDDGSVVGSPGEPVEEEPAPPPPPPPPQMHDAPTSHPQQMAPTPPQSVQKRQAWLPGSKPALQPQRLPGNREMTLKMTLTRPDLRTESPTPSASSTEDPLRLAELPPADRSVSIWEDLDDHVVKKMWRKLRKRIP; encoded by the exons ATGCTCGCCCCCCTGATGGTCGAAGACTTCGACTCTCTTCCACCCGCCGTCAGACGCAAG TTCTTCTCGAATGTCGAGCGGTTGCGTATCCGGCTAGACCAAAGCGATCACGGTTCCCCTGCCTGCTgccagcatcatggccgcGCCTATCACCTCGCCCACTCTCGCCCGGGGTCTGGCCCCCTCCATCCACGAGTGCCCGCCCGGCGAGCCCTCAAAcaatcttcttcctcctcccgtCACCCCAGGAAGCTGCGCAAACAGGGTTCCCATCAATTGGCCCATCTGGCCGCTCAGGCAGACTCGCAATGCTTCCGCGCTCTGCCTGTTAAACTGCAACAACAATTGTTCTCCCCTGAAGAGCGCCGGAGGCTGCGTCGTGCCTACCGGGAGAGCGTCAtcctcgacgccgccgacCAGGCCTTTTACCGTCGCGACCAAACCCATCGCCGTCATTCCGTTGACAGTCGCCCCTCTGAGACGACGTTGCCCGTCTCGAATCACTCTGACGTCTTCTGGGATTCGTCGGACAACGAGTCAGACAACGAGTCGGACGAAAAGATGGACACCTCGTTCTACGACAGCTGCCGCTggctggacgaggatgggGATCTCGATCTGTCCCTGGATGAGTACCATTCCCATGTCGCCGGTTCAGCCGTGAAGCCGAGCAGTCGCCGGCGACCGTCCTTTCGTCGCTCAATGTCCTTCACCAGCTCTTTGGTGCGCAAACCGGCGCTGTCCATATCTCGCCCGCTGCCGGACTCCAGTCACTCTGCTCAACCTCTCTCCATGCTGAACAACCGGCTTTCCATGTCCCGGCCGGGCTCTCGTCAAGCATCTCGCCATCGATCAGTCCAGCATATTCCGAAGTCGTCCACCTCGAGCATCGATCCCGCGGCGCAGTATTACCAGGATCCGGACGCTCGACTCAAGTTGCGCGTTTACCTAGCATCCCCACAAAAGTTTGATGAAGCCATTGAGTTTGGATTTCCCGCCCTCGACCAGAAGGACGACACCCcgaccaccaacaacaataacaacaacaaggaGAATGTGGCCCCGAAGTCGAGTGTCGAGGAAGACGCTCGACCCTCCCGCAACTATGGCACGTTCttcgaagacgacgatgGATCTGTCGTAGGGAGTCCCGGTGAGccggtggaagaagagcctgcgccgccgccgccgccgccgccgccgcagatgCACGATGCACCCACGTCCCATCCGCAACAGATGGCACCCACTCCGCCGCAATCCGTACAGAAACGCCAGGCATGGCTTCCGGGATCAAAACCAGctctgcagccgcagcgaCTCCCTGGCAATCGTGAGATGACCCTGAAGATGACGCTGACGCGACCCGATCTGCGCACCGAGTCGCCCACTCCGTCAGCATCTTCCACGGAAGATCCCTTGCGACTGGCAGAGCTGCCACCCGCGGACCGCAGCGTGTCAATCTGGGAGGACCTGGACGACCACGTTGTGAAGAAGATGTGGAGGAAGCTGCGCAAAAGAATACCCTAA
- a CDS encoding uncharacterized protein (ID:PFLUO_004203-T1.cds;~source:funannotate), whose protein sequence is MTPRWLLLMLSLLLAYTFQSAAAKDYKPNVSPREFDGPPGAMFYFEGTETIVLYELKNNDLYTSFDGGKSWEKPEEKGMAGAISTIFPHPFDDHCAYALGNNGQHWVTTDQAKTWTSFDASVLPGREPLNFNSHDSNKVIFRGEDCLFPGLCQPVTLYTTDNFKTKPKLLGERTDWCMWAASTREFGRNVDVPSSIKTRILCLVPPLKRGNGERLVYTDDFFHNGGGTEVKLKEGQTVSGVGDVGSVRKYLVALVQSRGTDEKALFVSDDSVMWHRAEFDGHRLEENGFTLLESTEYSMQVDVLGSATYGSMGVLFTSNSNGTYFTRNIEHTNRYEGWVDFEKVADIQGIVIVNTVKNWEDVEGSEAKKKNVVSSMSFDDGRTFQDLKVGKDPLHLHSMTSYQQLGKTVNRIFSSPAPGLVMGVGNSGKYLEKYDDGDTFVSDDGGLTWLQALKGPHLYAFGDQGGVIIAIPDEKTDKVKFSINHGKDWEHVKLDHKIAPISLRTTPDATSLIFVLIALSTDEDQRPMVYSIDFEGLHERKCDPDDDFEDWVARLDENGEPDCVMGQVQTFRRRKSDADCFVKEPFSKQNATFTPCKCTKEDFECDYNFVRSEDGESCNPAMSLKPPAGKCKDSSDKYKGPSGWRLIPGNGCQGGENLEGQVSRSCGNFTDTPIPDGKVASYEQELPAKWKQFFYLERQASNSGSDETIVMLTEQGELHISHDHGQNWERPLKKSEQITQIIRHPHHNEAAFFLTDSETVYYTYDRGLSEIKKFEAPLPPTREAGSFPLSFHEHNKNWLMWTGHAGGRDRDSYYSKAYISKHRGEGEWTWLLDSVGRCEFVSRGNGKETDERILCGQYENENKLKQNQQLLSSDDLFEKEPTVLFNNITGFALMEEFIVVASFSPNNPKYLNASSSLDGNIFAPAHFPFNLDVPAYTVLSSSTHAIFLHVTVNEGAGYGPLVKSNSNGTSFVLSLNAINRDQAGYVDFERMAGLEGVSVVNVVANADDVEKKGASKKLRSMITHNDGAEWALLAPPTKDADNKKFKCSVKEGEGTEDCALHLHSFTERSDPRDTFSSPSAIGMMIGLGNVGDHLTDKGEADTFITTDGGITWKCAKKGRYQWEYGAAGSVIVLVPEGKAATIGYYSLDEGNSWKEFTFSNEDMIIDEITTVPSDVSRRFLLWGKSSKSDTYKTISLDFNGLRDRTCDLNEEGGKSDYILWTPKHPLQEDNCLFGHVEQYHRKDPKADCWNTWRDPHVHSIGKNCTCTRSDFECDYNYELQKDGSCALVPNLPKPDHSEQCKQDADLVEYWEPTGYRRIPLTTCEGGAQYDQSVSHACPDKEEEYQKKHGISGVGLFFAIVVPFAAAAAAGYYVYTRWDGKFGQIRLGDATSSSRGLFSRDSALIKVPVVIIAGVVAVVQALPLLVMSLWRSGTGYMRARSRGYQRPYSTRGSFAARRGDYTHVVDDEDELLGVDEEDEDEA, encoded by the exons ATGACGCCtcggtggctgctgcttATGCTgagcctgctgctggcctACACGTTCCAGTCAGCAGCGGCAAAGGATTACAAGCCCAATGTCTCGCCCAGGGAGTTCGACGGCCCCCCCGGGGCCATGTTCTACTTTGAGGGCACCGAGACAATCGTACTCTATGAGTTGAAGAATAATGATCTCTATACGTCATTTGATGGCGGCAAGAGCTGGGAAAAGCCTGAGGAGAAAGGCATGGCCGGCGCAATCTCTACCATCTTTCCACACCCCTTCGATGACCACTGTGCCTACGCACTGGGCAACAATGGCCAACACTGGGTCACCACCGACCAGGCAAAGACATGGACGTCCTTTGATGCCTCTGTGCTCCCTGGACGCGAACCCCTGAATTTCAACTCTCACGATTCCAACAAGGTGATCTTCCGAGGCGAGGATTGCCTGTTTCCCGGCCTCTGCCAGCCGGTCACCTTATACACCACGGATAATTTCAAGACGAAACCAAAACTGCTTGGGGAGAGGACCGATTGGTGCATGTGGGCGGCCAGCACTCGCGAATTTGGTCGAAATGTCGACGTCCCGAGCTCCATAAAAACCCGAATCCTTTGCTTGGTCCCGCCATTGAAACGCGGTAACGGCGAACGCTTGGTCTACACCGACGACTTCTTCCATAACGGTGGGGGCACCGAGGTGAAACTGAAGGAGGGCCAGACGGTCAGCGGTGTCGGCGATGTCGGCTCGGTGAGGAAGTATCTCGTGGCCCTGGTTCAGTCGCGCGGTACCGATGAAAAGGCCCTATTCGTGAGCGACGACTCGGTCATGTGGCACCGGGCGGAATTCGACGGACATCGTCTGGAGGAGAACGGTTTCACGCTATTGGAGAGTACGGAATACAGTATGCAGGTTGACGTCCTTGGCTCCGCCACTTACGGTAGCATGGGTGTTCTGTTCACATCCAACTCCAACGGGACCTATTTTACACGCAACATCGAGCACACCAATCGATACGAAGGATGGGTGGATTTTGAGAAAGTCGCCGACATCCAGGGCATCGTCATTGTCAATACTGTCAAAAACTGGGAGGATGTCGAAGGCTccgaagcgaagaagaagaatgtcGTCAGCAGCATGAGTTTCGATGATGGAAGAACATTCCAGGATCTCAAAGTCGGCAAGGATCCGCTGCATCTTCATTCCATGACGAGCTACCAACAGCTAGGGAAAACGGTGAATCGGATCTTCTCCAGTCCCGCACCGGGCCTCGTGATGGGCGTGGGCAACAGTGGCAAGTATCTCGAGAAATACGATGATGGCGATACATTTGTCTCAGACGATGGCGGGCTCACTTGGCTACAAGCACTCAAGGGTCCGCACCTCTATGCGTTTGGTGACCAGGGAGGCGTGATCATTGCTATCCCCGATGAGAAGACTGACAAGGTCAAATTTTCTATCAACCACGGGAAGGACTGGGAGCATGTCAAATTGGATCACAAGATTGCGCCCATTTCTTTAAGAACAACCCCGGATGCTACGAGTCTGATATTCGTGCTCATCGCCCTTTCGACTGACGAAGACCAGCGACCTATGGTCTATTCGATTGATTTTGAGGGCCTACATGAGCGCAAGTGTGACCCAGATGACGATTTCGAAGATTGGGTGGCTCGTCTGGACGAAAATGGAGAGCCAGATTGTGTGATGGGCCAAGTCCAGACCTTCCGGCGCCGGAAATCCGATGCGGATTGTTTTGTGAAAGAACCGTTCTCAAAACAAAATGCTACATTTACGCCGTGCAAGTGTACGAAGGAAGACTTTGAATGCGATTACAATTTTGTTCGCAGTGAGGATGGAGAAAGCTGCAATCCCGCCATGTCCTTGAAACCCCCGGCTGGCAAATGCAAAGATTCCAGTGACAAGTACAAGGGGCCGTCCGGCTGGCGCCTGATTCCCGGCAACGGATGCCAAGGTGGCGAGAACCTGGAGGGCCAAGTTTCGCGGTCGTGTGGAAACTTTACGGACACACCTATCCCAGACGGGAAAGTCGCATCTTATGAACAAGAGCTTCCGGCCAAGTGGAAGCAATTCTTCTATCTCGAACGCCAGGCGAGTAACTCGGGGTCGGATGAGACAATTGTCATGCTCACCGAGCAAGGCGAACTTCACATCTCGCATGACCACGGCCAGAACTGGGAGCGCCCTTTGAAGAAGTCGGAGCAGATTACGCAGATCATCCGGCACCCTCATCACAACGAggcagccttcttcctcacaGACAGCGAGACGGTCTACTACACGTACGACCGGGGTCTATCCGAGATTAAGAAGTTCGAGGCTCCTTTGCCGCCAACAAGGGAGGCTGGATCATTCCCCCTAAGTTTCCACGAGCACAACAAGAATTGGCTTATGTGGACTGGGCATGCCGGCGGTCGGGATCGGGACAGCTACTACTCCAAGGCCTATATCAGCAAGCATCGCGGTGAGGGTGAATGGACGTGGCTTCTTGACTCCGTCGGCCGGTGCGAATTTGTGAGCCGCGGAAATGGCAAGGAGACCGACGAACGCATTCTTTGTGGGCAGTACGAGAATGAGAACAAGCTCAAACAAAACCAGCAACTGTTGTCCAGCGATGACCTCTTTGAAAAGGAGCCAACAGTTCTTTTCAACAATATCACTGGCTTTGCCTTGATGGAGGAATTCATTGTCGTCGCCTCGTTCTCCCCGAACAATCCCAAATACTTGAACGCCAGCTCGAGTTTGGACGGCAATATCTTCGCCCCCGCCCACTTCCCCTTCAACCTCGATGTCCCTGCGTACACGGTGCTGTCAAGCTCCACCCATGCTATTTTCCTGCATGTGACGGTCAATGAGGGCGCTGGATACGGCCCTTTGGTCAAGAGCAACAGCAATGGGACGTCTTTTGTTCTCAGCCTCAATGCAATCAACCGAGACCAAGCCGGCTATGTTGATTTCGAGCGAATGGCAGGCCTCGAGGGTGTCTCTGTGGTGAACGTCGTGGCTAACGCGGACGACGTGGAAAAGAAGGGGGCGTCGAAGAAACTCCGGTCCATGATCACTCACAACGATGGTGCCGAGTGGGCGCTACTGGCGCCTCCCACTAAAGACGCGGATAACAAGAAATTTAAGTGCAGTGTGAAGGAGGGTGAGGGCACGGAAGACTGCGCGTTGCATCTCCATAGCTTTACGGAGCGCAGTGATCCCCGGGacaccttctcttccccatccGCCATCGGGATGATGATCGGCCTCGGCAACGTTGGTGACCATCTGACGGACAAAGGCGAAGCGGACACATTCATTACCACGGACGGCGGAATCACCTGGAAATGCGCTAAGAAGGGACGGTATCAATGGGAGTACGGTGCTGCCGGCTCGGTGATTGTGCTCGTTCCAGAAGGCAAGGCGGCGACCATCGGCTATTACAGTCTGGATGAAGGCAACTCGTGGAAGGAGTTTACGTTTTCGAATGAAGACATGATAATCGACGAGATCACCACTGTTCCCTCTGATGTTTCGAGGCGATTCCTCCTTTGGGGCAAGAGCTCCAAGTCGGACACATACAAGACCATCAGCCTCGACTTTAACGGCCTGCGGGATCGGACGTGCGATCTGAATGAGGAAGGCGGGAAGAGCGATTATATTTTGTGGACGCCCAAGCATCCGCTCCAGGAAGATAATTGCTTGTTTGGTCATGTCGAACAGTATCATCGCAAGGACCCCAAGGCCGACTGTTGGAACACTTGGCGCGACCCGCACGTTCATAGCATTGGGAAGAACTGCACTTGTACCAGGTCCGACTTTGAATG TGATTACAACTACGAGCTGCAGAAAGATGGCAGCTGCGCCTTGGTACCAAATCTACCTAAGCCCGACCATTCGGAGCAATGCAAACAAGATGCCGACTTGGTCGAGTACTGGGAACCGACAGGGTATCGACGAATCCCGTTGACGACCTGCGAGGGCGGTGCGCAATACGATCAGTCCGTCTCGCATGCCTGTCCcgacaaggaggaggagtacCAGAAGAAGCACGGTATCAGCGGCGTGGGACTATTCTTCGCCATCGTGGTTCCGttcgccgccgcggcggcagccgGATACTACGTCTACACACGATGGGACGGCAAGTTCGGCCAGATCCGGTTGGGCGATGCGACCTCTTCGTCCCGAGGACTGTTCTCCCGCGACTCGGCGCTGATTAAGGTGCCGGTGGTGATTATTGCGGGTGTCGTGGCAGTAGTCCAGGCACTACCTCTGCTGGTCATGAGTCTCTGGCGGAGCGGCACGGGCTACATGCGTGCTCGGAGCCGTGGCTACCAGCGGCCGTATTCCACGCGTGGATCATTTGCTGCGCGTCGGGGCGACTACACGCATGtggtggatgacgaggatgaatTGCTAGGcgtggacgaagaggacgaggatgaggcgTAG